A part of Vulpes vulpes isolate BD-2025 chromosome 15, VulVul3, whole genome shotgun sequence genomic DNA contains:
- the SFXN2 gene encoding sideroflexin-2 isoform X1, which produces MQARVPTRASSVGSCSGAFFPGREILEDFSLIFTLRTWWTPEALCVSNMEADLSGFNIDAPRWDQCTFLGRVKHFFNITDPRTVLVPERELDWAKVMVEKSRMGVVPPGTQVEQLLYAKKLYDSAFHPDTGEKMNVIGRMSFQVPGGMIITGFMLQFYRTMPAVIFWQWVNQSFNALVNYTNRNAASPTSGRQMAISYITATTTAVATAVGMNMLTKRAPPLVGRWVPFAAVAAANCVNIPMMRQQELIQGICVKDRNNNEIGHSRRAAAIGITQVVISRITMAAPGMILLPVIMERLEKLHFMKKVKVLHAPLQVLLSGCFLIFMVPVACGLFPQKCELSVSYLEPELQDTIKAKYGELMPYIYFNKGL; this is translated from the exons AAATACTAGaggatttttctctgatcttcacCCTGAGAACCTGGTGGACTCCTGAAG CTTTGTGTGTGAGCAACATGGAGGCTGATCTGTCTGGCTTTAATATCGATGCCCCCCGTTGGGACCAGTGCACTTTCCTGGGACGGGTGAAACACTTCTTCAATATCACAGACCCACGCACTGTCCTGGTACCAGAGCGGGAGCTGGACTGGGCCAAGGTGATGGTGGAGAAGAGCAG AATGGGGGTCGTGCCACCAGGCACCCAAGTGGAGCAGCTGCTGTATGCCAAGAAGCTGTATGACTCAGCCTTCCACCCTGACACTGGGGAGAAGATGAACGTCATTGGGCGGATGTCCTTCCAGGTCCCTGGCGGCATGATCATCACGGGCTTCATGCTCCAGTTCTACAG GACGATGCCGGCGGTGATCTTCTGGCAATGGGTGAACCAGTCCTTCAATGCCTTAGTCAACTACACCAACAGGAATGCAGCTTCCCCCACGTCCGGCAG GCAGATGGCCATTTCCTACATCACAGCCACAACCACTGCGGTGGCCACTGCTGTGGGCATGAACATGTTGACAAAG AGAGCTCCACCCCTGGTGGGCCGCTGGGTACCCTttgctgctgtggctgctgctaACTGTGTCAACATCCCAATGATGCGACAGCA GGAACTCATCCAGGGCATCTGCGTGAAGGACAGGAATAACAATGAGATTGGACATTCCCGG agaGCTGCGGCCATAGGCATCACCCAAGTGGTTATTTCTCGGATCACCATGGCAGCCCCTGGCATGA TCTTGCTGCCAGTCATCATGGAAAGGCTGGAGAAGCTGCATTTCATGAAG AAAGTCAAGGTCCTGCATGCCCCATTGCAAGTTCTGCTGTCTGGGTGCTT cCTCATCTTTATGGTGCCAGTGGCATGTGGGCTCTTCCCACAGAAATG tgaATTATCAGTTTCTTATCTGGAACCAGAACTCCAAGACACTATCAAGGCCAAGTATGGAGAACTTATGCCTTATATCTACTTCAATAAGGGCCTCTAA
- the SFXN2 gene encoding sideroflexin-2 isoform X2, which produces MQARVPTRASSVGSCSGAFFPGRALCVSNMEADLSGFNIDAPRWDQCTFLGRVKHFFNITDPRTVLVPERELDWAKVMVEKSRMGVVPPGTQVEQLLYAKKLYDSAFHPDTGEKMNVIGRMSFQVPGGMIITGFMLQFYRTMPAVIFWQWVNQSFNALVNYTNRNAASPTSGRQMAISYITATTTAVATAVGMNMLTKRAPPLVGRWVPFAAVAAANCVNIPMMRQQELIQGICVKDRNNNEIGHSRRAAAIGITQVVISRITMAAPGMILLPVIMERLEKLHFMKKVKVLHAPLQVLLSGCFLIFMVPVACGLFPQKCELSVSYLEPELQDTIKAKYGELMPYIYFNKGL; this is translated from the exons CTTTGTGTGTGAGCAACATGGAGGCTGATCTGTCTGGCTTTAATATCGATGCCCCCCGTTGGGACCAGTGCACTTTCCTGGGACGGGTGAAACACTTCTTCAATATCACAGACCCACGCACTGTCCTGGTACCAGAGCGGGAGCTGGACTGGGCCAAGGTGATGGTGGAGAAGAGCAG AATGGGGGTCGTGCCACCAGGCACCCAAGTGGAGCAGCTGCTGTATGCCAAGAAGCTGTATGACTCAGCCTTCCACCCTGACACTGGGGAGAAGATGAACGTCATTGGGCGGATGTCCTTCCAGGTCCCTGGCGGCATGATCATCACGGGCTTCATGCTCCAGTTCTACAG GACGATGCCGGCGGTGATCTTCTGGCAATGGGTGAACCAGTCCTTCAATGCCTTAGTCAACTACACCAACAGGAATGCAGCTTCCCCCACGTCCGGCAG GCAGATGGCCATTTCCTACATCACAGCCACAACCACTGCGGTGGCCACTGCTGTGGGCATGAACATGTTGACAAAG AGAGCTCCACCCCTGGTGGGCCGCTGGGTACCCTttgctgctgtggctgctgctaACTGTGTCAACATCCCAATGATGCGACAGCA GGAACTCATCCAGGGCATCTGCGTGAAGGACAGGAATAACAATGAGATTGGACATTCCCGG agaGCTGCGGCCATAGGCATCACCCAAGTGGTTATTTCTCGGATCACCATGGCAGCCCCTGGCATGA TCTTGCTGCCAGTCATCATGGAAAGGCTGGAGAAGCTGCATTTCATGAAG AAAGTCAAGGTCCTGCATGCCCCATTGCAAGTTCTGCTGTCTGGGTGCTT cCTCATCTTTATGGTGCCAGTGGCATGTGGGCTCTTCCCACAGAAATG tgaATTATCAGTTTCTTATCTGGAACCAGAACTCCAAGACACTATCAAGGCCAAGTATGGAGAACTTATGCCTTATATCTACTTCAATAAGGGCCTCTAA
- the SFXN2 gene encoding sideroflexin-2 isoform X3, which produces MEADLSGFNIDAPRWDQCTFLGRVKHFFNITDPRTVLVPERELDWAKVMVEKSRMGVVPPGTQVEQLLYAKKLYDSAFHPDTGEKMNVIGRMSFQVPGGMIITGFMLQFYRTMPAVIFWQWVNQSFNALVNYTNRNAASPTSGRQMAISYITATTTAVATAVGMNMLTKRAPPLVGRWVPFAAVAAANCVNIPMMRQQELIQGICVKDRNNNEIGHSRRAAAIGITQVVISRITMAAPGMILLPVIMERLEKLHFMKKVKVLHAPLQVLLSGCFLIFMVPVACGLFPQKCELSVSYLEPELQDTIKAKYGELMPYIYFNKGL; this is translated from the exons ATGGAGGCTGATCTGTCTGGCTTTAATATCGATGCCCCCCGTTGGGACCAGTGCACTTTCCTGGGACGGGTGAAACACTTCTTCAATATCACAGACCCACGCACTGTCCTGGTACCAGAGCGGGAGCTGGACTGGGCCAAGGTGATGGTGGAGAAGAGCAG AATGGGGGTCGTGCCACCAGGCACCCAAGTGGAGCAGCTGCTGTATGCCAAGAAGCTGTATGACTCAGCCTTCCACCCTGACACTGGGGAGAAGATGAACGTCATTGGGCGGATGTCCTTCCAGGTCCCTGGCGGCATGATCATCACGGGCTTCATGCTCCAGTTCTACAG GACGATGCCGGCGGTGATCTTCTGGCAATGGGTGAACCAGTCCTTCAATGCCTTAGTCAACTACACCAACAGGAATGCAGCTTCCCCCACGTCCGGCAG GCAGATGGCCATTTCCTACATCACAGCCACAACCACTGCGGTGGCCACTGCTGTGGGCATGAACATGTTGACAAAG AGAGCTCCACCCCTGGTGGGCCGCTGGGTACCCTttgctgctgtggctgctgctaACTGTGTCAACATCCCAATGATGCGACAGCA GGAACTCATCCAGGGCATCTGCGTGAAGGACAGGAATAACAATGAGATTGGACATTCCCGG agaGCTGCGGCCATAGGCATCACCCAAGTGGTTATTTCTCGGATCACCATGGCAGCCCCTGGCATGA TCTTGCTGCCAGTCATCATGGAAAGGCTGGAGAAGCTGCATTTCATGAAG AAAGTCAAGGTCCTGCATGCCCCATTGCAAGTTCTGCTGTCTGGGTGCTT cCTCATCTTTATGGTGCCAGTGGCATGTGGGCTCTTCCCACAGAAATG tgaATTATCAGTTTCTTATCTGGAACCAGAACTCCAAGACACTATCAAGGCCAAGTATGGAGAACTTATGCCTTATATCTACTTCAATAAGGGCCTCTAA